The following coding sequences are from one Daphnia pulex isolate KAP4 chromosome 11, ASM2113471v1 window:
- the LOC124208017 gene encoding serine/threonine-protein kinase Genghis Khan-like isoform X1 — MAAAASAAASAMAADLSPVERRLKQLERLLLTSGEDGAVTTAATSSSSSSTSTITISVETLLDALLVLYDECFTSALRREKTVSDFLELMKPSVSQIKSLRLTRDDFELIKVIGRGAFGEVCVVKLRHTERVYAMKILNKWVMLKRAEAACFHEERDVLVRGDRRWITDLHYAFQDENNLYLVMDYYCGGDLLTLLSKFEDRLPEDMAKFYLAEMVLAIDSIHRLRYVHRDIKPDNVLLDANGHIRLADFGSCLRLREDGTVQSNVAIGTPDYISPEILRAMEDGQGRYGPECDWWSLGVCMYEMLYGETPFYAESLVETYGRIMNHKSCFDFPTDSGLEVSEDGKDLMRRLICSAEYRLGQNGLSDFQNHPWFSGIDWDNIRDSTAPYIPEVSSPTDTSNFDVDDTDLRSADVLPPTANSVFSALHLPFLGFTYTQGSLLTDMNRLLIHSNGTGDGYTPSVASTAATAAALTHAAASVACAAAPAALNGSGDGPGSGGSSSGNPSGNNNDVRRLQDEVNQLTKRNGELMQQLSRAEQTGKEMSALMKKDFELSEGEKSQKIKEMEKSQRQWKQEKDELVREMTDTQEKLRLQSKELKDAIGQRKLAMTEYTEVSDKLSELRQQKAKLSRQVRDKEEELEGTLQKMDALRNDLRRAEKLRRDLEARAEELQADVVREKRLRERAEEHARSLHEDMERLQQKAQAGEAAMNSMELNQELLRLRSELEKQEMQHKELASQLSSRHAAELSALNDQLLEADNMRATYEKESALLKEKVEQSRQESAVENEEVIVEVRRAHEREKQLLLEDTKRVVAELERFSDSCLRLQSEKRAMEEELSELRSKQAAVAQWEAQISEIIQWVSDEKDARGYLQALTSKMTEEMENLKTQGVGGTPSNEKNWKNRRSQKLDKMEILNLQSSLQSEIQAKESIREELTQIRADFIAMQKELWEVKQQREELARELVRKDSQMKEMQQRLESGDGFLDRPISQMSFLEQFLKESSIRGRAASADSEDGDIEDNRAPSVLSSSNKSASDLSSPVQSGPSHHISPLHPGQPSQTDGGNNGGSPFGQRSMDRSSGHIMQGSGMVDMSQNQHMLQMQMQLQQTLNLSHPSPQSNSSAGSMPLLHSSPLTSTLSLRSKSHQFLVRSFPSPLKCNHCTSLMVGLSRQGVVCEVCGFACHVSCKDKVPPLCPLPTDQTKRPLGIDPTRGIGTAYEGYVKVPKPGGVKKGWLRQFVVVCDFKLFLYDISAERNAQPSVSVSQVLDMRDEQFEVSSVRDSDVIHANKKDIPCIFRVSTSMMDPPGLRNHLLMLADTESEKTKWVVALNELHRILKRNKLPNRAVFKPKEVMDNSITLIKTAGSGAVIDTDRLAIGTEEGLLCIDLDREEIARVGESKRIYQIDYLPEEQLLVVICGKQHHVRLVPVRALDGDDVEWIKVADTKACISFTTGILRQGHGTQAAVYCLCVAVKRQVLLFEITRTKARHKRLRDILLPTPAQCLNVISDGRLVVGYPSGFAVYSLMGDQHPMSLVQSEHPSISFIAHHPLDALRAVEINSQEFLLVFSTLAIYVDYQGRKSREKEIMYPAPPLAIVNYDGHLLIYSETHVDVIDCFTGDWVQTLNLKRCLPLNHNGLLSASFATEQPYVVYLRNINKVCDAVNVPESEVTLGGQSRAGSNQPRTRRRFSVRENNRTSKPANNDRRSKMISAPSNFNHISHMGPGDGIQMQRLLDLPQLDKVDQFVPHQSAQHLPGAIPLAGMSTSSSNTSITGSPSHMMTLQQQQHQQQQQQQQGIQRVGSGSVFFRASSAIDHGDGLQVRSMFQQSGSKLTAPRVPPQPADPSPPRRSISQSGNSSSVHNGVPLPGLPPRRPAPQAPPHQRPSLHISGPILTSSTLARTPEGSQITPMTPSSGLSGQHVPFSFSTPHDMATNGSPRHSIASNSSGLSNPPSPGVTSHLRDSRDSYES, encoded by the exons ATGGCTGCGGCGGCGTCGGCTGCAGCGTCGGCGATGGCGGCCGACCTGTCGCCGGTGGAGCGACGCCTCAAACAGCTGGAGCGGCTTCTGTTGACCAGCGGAGAGGATGGAGCCGTCACCACGGCCGCCAcatcttcgtcgtcatcatcgacGTCAACCATCACCATCAGCGTCGAGACGCTACTCGACGCTCTGCTCGTCCTCTACGACGAGTGTTTCACCTCGGCTCTCCGCCGGGAGAAAACCGTTTCCGACTTTCTCGAATTGA TGAAACCGAGCGTGAGCCAAATCAAGAGCCTGCGACTGACGCGCGACGATTTCGAGCTGATCAAAGTGATTGGTCGCGGGGCTTTCGGCGAGGTGTGCGTCGTCAAGCTGCGGCACACGGAGCGCGTCTACGCCATGAAGATCCTCAACAAGTGGGTGATGCTCAAGCGGGCCGAAGCCGCCTGCTTTCACGAGGAGCGAGACGTCCTTGTGCGCGGGGATCGACGCTGGATCACCGACCTTCACTACGCCTTCCAGGACGAGAACAATCTG tACCTGGTGATGGATTATTACTGCGGCGGTGACCTGTTGACGCTCCTGTCCAAGTTTGAGGATCGATTGCCCGAGGATATGGCCAAATTCTACCTGGCCGAAATGGTGCTGGCCATCGACTCGATCCACCGGCTGCGCTACGTCCACCGCGACATCAAACCCGACAACGTCCTCCTCGACGCCAACGGACACATCCGCCTGGCCGATTTCGGATCCTGCCTCAGACTCAGAGAGGACGGAACGGTCCAGAGCAACGTGGCCATCGGCACTCCCGACTACATCTCTCCCGAAATCCTGCGG GCGATGGAGGACGGCCAAGGACGCTACGGCCCGGAATGTGACTGGTGGTCGCTGGGCGTGTGCATGTACGAGATGCTCTACGGAGAGACGCCCTTCTACGCCGAATCCCTGGTGGAAACCTACGGCCGCATCATGAATCACAAG agCTGCTTCGATTTCCCAACGGATTCCGGCCTGGAAGTGTCTGAAGATGGCAAGGATTTGATGAGGAGACTCATTTGCAGTGCAGAGTATCGTCTAGGACAAAATGGCCTCAGCGATTTCCAG AATCATCCTTGGTTTTCCGGCATCGACTGGGACAACATTCGCGACAGCACGGCTCCTTACATACCGGAAGTGAGCAGTCCGACGGACACGTCCAATTTCGATGTCGACGACACGGATCTCCGCAGCGCCGACGTCCTTCCGCCGACGGCCAATTCCGTCTTCAGCGCCCTCCACCTCCCTTTCCTCGGCTTCACCTATACCCAGGGCAG TTTGCTGACGGACATGAACCGGTTGCTCATCCACTCGAACGGAACCGGCGACGGATACACGCCCTCCGTCGCatccaccgccgccaccgctgCCGCCCTGACTCACGCAGCCGCTTCAGTCGCCTGCGCCGCCGCCCCAGCGGCCCTAAATGGCTCCGGCGATGGCCCAGggagcggcggcagcagcagcggcaacccgtccggcaacaacaacgacgtcCGCCGATTACAGGACGAAGTCAATCAGCTGACGAAGCGCAACGGAG AGCTGATGCAGCAGTTGTCCAGGGCGGAGCAGACGGGCAAGGAAATGTCGGCCCTAATGAAGAAAGATTTCGAGCTGAGCGAAGGcgagaaaagccaaaagattaaggaaatggaaaagagtCAGCGCCAGTGGAagcaagaaaaagatgagCTCGTCAGG GAGATGACCGACACGCAAGAAAAGCTGCGGCTGCAATCCAAGGAGTTGAAAGACGCCATCGGACAACGCAAACTGGCCATGACGGAATACACGGAAGTCTCGGacaa GTTGTCTGAACTGCGCCAGCAAAAGGCCAAATTGTCGCGTCAGGTACGAGacaaggaggaggagctggaAGGGACGCTCCAGAAGATGGACGCGCTCAGGAACGACCTGCGTCGGGCCGAGAAGCTGCGCCGCGACCTGGAGGCCAGGGCGGAAGAGCTGCAGGCCGACGTGGTGCGGGAGAAAAGGCTGCGCGAGAGGGCGGAAGAGCACGCCCGCTCCCTCCACGAGGACATGGAGCGGCTGCAGCAGAAGGCCCAGGCCGGCGAGGCGGCCATGAACTCGATGGAACTCAACCAGGAGCTTCTGCGGCTGCGATCCGAGCTGGAGAAACAGGAGATGCAGCACAAGGAGCTGGCCAGTCAGCTGAGCTCGCGTCACGCTGCCGAGCTGAGCGCCCTGAACGACCAGCTCCTGGAGGCGGATAACATGCGGGCCACCTACGAGAAGGAGTCGGCCCTGCTCAAGGAGAAGGTGGAGCAATCGAGGCAGGAGAGCGCCGTCGAGAACGAGGAAGTCATCGTCGAAGTGCGGAGGGCCCACGAGCGGGAgaagcagctgctgctggaggacACGAAGCGGGTCGTGGCCGAGCTGGAGCGCTTCTCCGACTCTTGCCTCCGGCTGCAGAGCGAGAAACGGGCCATGGAGGAAGAGCTGTCGGAGCTGCGCAGCAAACAGGCCGCCGTGGCCCAGTGGGAGGCTCAAATCTCGGAGATCATCCAGTGGGTCAGCGACGAGAAAGACGCCAGAGGTTACCTGCAAGCCCTGACCAGTAAAATGACGGAAGAGATGGAGAACTTGAAGACGCAGGGCGTCGGCGGAACACCCAGCAAC GAAAAGAACTGGAAGAACCGGCGATCTCAGAAATTAGACAAAATGGAGATATTGAATTTGCAGAGTAGCCTCCAGTCAGAGATCCAGGCCAAGGAATCGATCCGGGAAGAGTTGACTCAGATAAGGGCCGATTTCATCGCCATGCaaaa ggaacTGTGGGAAGTGAAACAGCAGCGGGAGGAACTGGCCCGCGAGCTGGTGCGGAAGGATTCGCAAATGAAAGAGATGCAACAACGCCTTGAATCCGGAGACGGAT TTTTGGACAGACCCATCTCGCAGATGTCGTTCCTGGAGCAGTTCCTCAAGGAGTCGTCCATCAGAGGGCGGGCGGCCTCGGCCGACAGCGAGGATGGCGACATCGAAGACAATCGGGCCCCGTCGGTGctgagcagcagcaacaaatcGGCCTCGGATCTCAGTAGCCCCGTACAAAGTGGCCCGTCGCACCACATCAGTCCGCTACATCCCGGGCAGCCGAGCCAGACGGACGGCGGCAACAACGGCGGATCGCCTTTCGGCCAGCGCAGTATGGACCGTAGCAGCGGACACATCATGCAG GGTTCCGGAATGGTGGACATGTCGCAGAACCAGCACATGTTGCAGATGCAGATGCAGTTGCAGCAGACGCTCAACTTGTCTCATCCGTCGCCGCAGTCCAACAGCAGCGCCGGATCGATGCCGCTGCTGCACTCTTCGCCGCTGACGAGCACCTTGTCGCTGCGCTCCAAGTCGCACCAGTTCCTGGTGCGCTCCTTCCCGTCGCCGCTCAAGTGCAATCACTGCACGTCGCTCATGGTCGGCCTCAGCCGGCAGGGCGTCGTCTGCGAAGTCTGCGGCTTCGCCTGTCACGTCTCCTGCAAGGACAAGGTCCCGCCGCTCTGCCCGCTGCCCACCGACCAGACCAAGCGGCCGCTGGGCATCGATCCCACCCGCGGCATCGGCACGGCCTACGAGGGCTACGTCAAAGTGCCCAAGCCGGGCGGAGTCAAGAAGGGATGGCTGCGCCAGTTTGTCGTCGTCTGCGACTTCAAGCTCTTCCTCTACGACATCTCGGCCGAACGCAACGCCCAGCCGTCCGTGTCCGTTTCACAGGTGCTGGACATGCGAGACGAGCAGTTTGAGGTCAGCTCTGTCCGCGATTCGGACGTCATCCACGCCAACAAGAAGGATATCCCTTGCATTTTCAGG GTGAGCACTTCCATGATGGACCCGCCCGGTTTGCGCAACCATTTGCTGATGCTGGCCGACACGGAGAGTGAAAAGACGAAATGGGTCGTGGCCCTCAACGAATTGCATCGCATCCTGAAGCGCAACAAATTGCCCAACCGGGCCGTCTTCAAGCCCAAGGAGGTCATGGACAATTCCATCACCCTGATCAAGACTGCCGGAAGTGGCGCAGTCATCGATACCGACCGTTTAGCCATCGGCACCGAAGAAGGATTGCTCTGCATCGACCTCGATCGCGAAG AAATCGCTCGGGTGGGCGAGAGCAAACGCATTTACCAAATTGATTACCTGCCCGAAGAGCAGCTGCTGGTCGTCATCTGCGGTAAGCAGCATCACGTCCGGCTAGTTCCAGTTCGGGCGCTCGACGGTGACGACGTCGAGTGGATTAAAGTGGCCGATACCAAAGCCTGCATCAGTTTCACCACCGGCATCCTGCGCCAAGGACACGGCACCCAAGCGGCCGTCTATTGTCTCTGCGTCGCCGTCAAGCGACAG GTGCTGTTGTTTGAGATCACACGGACCAAGGCGCGTCATAAGAGACTCCGGGATATCCTGTTACCAACGCCAGCCCAGTGCCTCAACGTGATATCGGACGGGCGGCTCGTTGTGGGCTACCCGTCGGGCTTCGCCGTTTACAGTCTGATGGGCGACCAGCATCCGATGTCGCTCGTCCAATCGGAGCATCCCAGCATCTCGTTCATTGCCCACCACCCGCTGGACGCCCTGCGGGCCGTCGAGATCAACAGCCAAGAATTCCTTCTGGTCTTTTCCACGCTGGCCATTTACGTCGACTACCAGGGGCGCAAATCGCGTGAGAAGGAGATCATGTATCCAGCCCCGCCTTTGGCCATCG TCAACTACGACGGCCATTTGCTGATCTACTCTGAGACTCACGTCGATGTCATCGACTGTTTCACCGGTGACTGGGTCCAGACACTCAATTTGAAGCGCTGCCTCCCACTCAACCACAATGGCCTCCTGTCGGCCTCCTTCGCCACCGAACAGCCTTACGTCGTCTACTTGCGCAACATCAACAAAG TTTGCGACGCCGTTAATGTCCCAGAGAGCGAAGTGACTTTGGGAGGTCAAAGCCGGGCGGGAAGCAATCAGCCACGAACGCGGAGGAGATTCTCTGTCCGCGAGAACAACCGGACGTCGAAACCAGC GAACAACGATCGCCGTTCAAAGATGATCTCGGCGCCGTCCAATTTCAACCACATCAGTCACATGGGTCCCGGCGACGGGATTCAAATGCAGAGGCTGCTGGACCTGCCGCAGTTGGACAAGGTGGACCAGTTTGTGCCCCACCAGAGCGCCCAGCATCTACCCGGTGCCATCCCCCTTGCAGGCATGTCCACCAGTTCGAGTAATACCAGTATTACCGGATCACCGTCACACATGATGAcgttgcagcagcaacaacaccagcaacagcagcaacaacagcaaggcATCCAAAGGGTAGGTTCCGGCAGTGTATTTTTTCGAGCTTCAAGTGCAATTGACCATGGCGATGGCCTCCAGGTGCGAAGCATGTTCCAGCAATCGGGAAGCAAATTAACTGCTCCTCGCGTTCCACCCCAGCCGGCCGATCCATCGCCTCCCCGTAGATCCATATCACAGTCAGGAAATTCGTCTTCCGTTCATAATG gtgtacCGTTACCGGGTTTGCCGCCCCGACGACCAGCTCCTCAGGCTCCGCCTCATCAGCGACCATCTTTACACATTTCTGGTCCGATCCTAACTTCCTCCACGCTAGCCAG GACTCCAGAGGGCAGTCAGATTACGCCAATGACGCCGAGTAGCGGTCTATCGGGCCAGCACGTCCCCTTTAGTTTCTCCACTCCGCATGATATGGCCACTAATGGCAGTCCACGTCATTCTATCGCCTCCAACAGTAGCGGGTTGAGTAACCCTCCAAGTCCGGGCGTAACGAGCCATTTACGTGACAGTCGGGACAGTTACGAATCGTGA